In the Caballeronia sp. M1242 genome, TGATCAACGTGAAGGACCGGCTCGAGCGCATCGCCGGTGTCGGCGAAGTGCAACTGTGGGGCTCGGGCGATTACTCGATGCGTGTATGGCTCGATCCGCAAAAGGTCGCGCAGCGCGGCCTGACGGCGACCGATGTCGTCAACGCCATTCGCGAGCAGAACGTGCAGGTCGCGGCCGGCGTGATCGGCGGTTCGCCCACGCTGCCGAACGTGCCGCTGCAACTCAACGTGAATGCGCGCGGCCGCTTGCAGAACGAGTCGGAGTTCCGCGATATCGTGCTGAAAACGTCGCCGGACGGCGCGGTCACGCATCTCGGCGACGTCGCGCGTGTCGAACTCGCGGCATCCGAATACGGCTTGCGCTCGCTTCTCGACAACAAGTCGGCCGTGGCCATCGCGATCAATCAGCAGCCTGGCGCTAACTCGCTGCAAATCTCCGACGAAGTGCGCAAGACGATGAAGGAACTGCAGGCGGACATGCCCGCGGGCCTCGAATACCAGATCGTCTATGACCCGACGCAGTTTGTGCGCTCCAGTATCGAAGCCGTGATTCATACGCTCGCCGAAGCCATTGCGCTCGTCGTGCTCGTGGTGATCGTATTCTTGCAGACGTGGCGTGCGTCGATCATTCCGCTTCTCGCGGTGCCGGTATCGATCGTGGGTACGTTCTCGCTGTTGCTCGCGTTTGGTTTCTCGATCAACGCGCTCTCGCTTTTCGGCATGGTGCTCGCCATCGGTATCGTCGTGGACGATGCGATCGTGGTGGTCGAGAACGTCGAGCGCAACATCGAAGCGGGCTTGTCCGCGCGAGAGGCGACGTATCAGGCCATGCGCGAAGTGAGCGGGCCGATCATCGCGATTGCGCTGACGCTGGTGGCCGTGTTCGTGCCGCTCGCGTTCATGTCCGGCTTGACCGGCCAGTTCTACAAGCAGTTCGCGATGACCATCGCCATCTCGACGGTCATCTCCGCGTTCAACTCGCTGACGCTGTCGCCCGCGCTGGCCGCGCTGCTGCTCAAGGGTCACGACGAGCCGAAGGACTGGCTCACGCGCGGCATGGATCGCGTGTTCGGTGGCTTCTTCCGGCGCTTCAACGCGGTGTTTCATCGTGGTTCCGAGTCGTACAGCAAGGGCGTGAAAGGCGTCATCAACCGCAAGGCGATCATGATGGTGCTCTATGCGGTGCTGCTCGGCGGCGCGGTATTGATGGGCAAGATCGTCCCCGGCGGCTTCGTGCCCGCGCAGGACAAGGAGTATCTGATCAGCTTCGCGCAGTTGCCGAACGGCGCATCGCTCGACCGTACAGAAGGCGTGATCCGCGAAATGAGCGCCATCGCTCTGAAGCAGCCGGGCGTGGAAAGCGCGGTGGAGTTTCCGGGCTTGTCAGTGAATGGCTTCACCAATTCGTCGAGCGCGGGCATCGTGTTCGTCACGCTCAAGCCCTTCAAGGACCGCGTGCATGACAAGGCGCTTTCCGCGAATGCCATCGCAGGCGCGCTGAATCAGAAGTACGCGGGCATCAAGGGATCGTTCATCGCCGTGTTCCCGCCGCCGCCGGTGCTCGGCCTGGGCACGCTCGGTGGCTTCAAGATGCAGCTCGAAGATCGCGGCGCGCTCGGCTATGCGGCGCTCGCCGATGCCACGCAGGCATTCATCAAGCGTGCATCGCAAACGCCGGAACTGGGGCCGACGTTCTCCAGCTATCAGATCAACGTGCCGCAGCTGAACGTCGATCTGGATCGCGTGAAGGCGAAGCAACTGGGCGTCTCCGTCACCGACGTGTTCGACACGATGCAGGTGTATCTCGGCTCGCTGTATGTGAACGACTTCAATCGCTTCGGCCGCGTGTATCAGGTGCGCGTGCAAGCGGATGCGCCGTTCCGCGCGAATCCGGAGGACATCGGCCTGCTGAAGACGCGCAACGCGAATGGCGACATGGTGCCTTTGTCGTCGCTCGTGAAAGTCTCGCCGACGTACGGCCCCGAAATGGTAGTGCGCTACAACGGCTATACCGCAGCGGACATCAACGGCGGTCCCGCGCCCGGCTATTCGTCGGGGCAGGCGCAGGCGGCGGCCGAACGCATCGCAGCGGAAGTGTTGCCGCGCGGGATCAAGTTCGAATGGACCGATCTCACGTATCAGCAGATCCTCGCGGGCAATGCGGCGCTGTGGGTCTTCCCGATCAGCGTGCTGCTCGTGTTCCTCGTGCTGGCCGCGCTGTATGAAAGCCTGACGCTGCCGCTCGCGGTCATCCTGATCGTGCCGATGAGTATCTTGTCCGCGCTGCTCGGCGTATGGCTCACCGACGGCGACAACAACATCTTCACGCAGATCGGCTTGATGGTCCTCGTGGGCTTGTCCGCGAAGAACGCGATTCTGATCGTCGAATTCGCACGCGAACTGGAAATGCAGGGGCGCTCCATCGTGCAGGCCGCGATCGAAGCCAGCCGTCTGCGTCTGCGTCCGATTCTGATGACGTCCATCGCGTTCATCATGGGCGTGGTGCCGCTCGTATTGTCGTCGGGCGCAGGCTCTGAGATGCGGCATGCAATGGGCGTCGCGGTGTTCTTCGGCATGTTGGGCGTGACGCTCTTCGGCCTGATGCTCACGCCGGTGTTCTACGTGATTCTGCGCAAGCTGAGCCGCACCGAACATGTGACGGACAAGCATGGCACGCATCCGCAGATGCGCGGTATCGGCGCTTCGTACGAGGCGCAATGAGGTCGATAATGAACAAGATGCCTATACAAAAATGGCTGGGTTTGCCCGCGCTGATGAGCGCGTTGCTGGTGGTCGCGGGATGTTCGCTCGCGCCCACGTATGAAAAGCCGGACGTGAACGCGCCGAGCGCCTATAAGGAAACGCCGACGCTCGCGCCTTCGGAAGCGGGCACCTGGAAGACCGCGCAGCCTTCGGAAGAGATGATGCGCGGCGAATGGTGGACGCTTTTCGACGATGCCACGCTCAACGATCTCGAACGTCAGGCGCAGGATGCGAATCAGAACCTGAAAGCCGCGGCGGCGCGCGTGAAGGAAGCGCGGGCGATCAATCAGACCGCGCGTGCTGGGCTCTTTCCGACGCTCGACGCAGGCTTCGGTCCGACGCGCGAGAAGTTCTCGCCCGCATCGCAGTTCCTGCCTCCGAACGCG is a window encoding:
- a CDS encoding efflux RND transporter permease subunit; amino-acid sequence: MNISKFFIDRPIFAGVLSVVVLLAGIIAMFRLPISEYPEVVPPSVVVHAQYPGANPKVIAETVASPLEEQINGVEDMLYMQSQANSDGNLTTTVTFKLGTDPDKNTQLVQNRVNQALPRLPQDVQRLGVTTIKSSPTLTMVVHLNSPNGRYDMTYLRNYALINVKDRLERIAGVGEVQLWGSGDYSMRVWLDPQKVAQRGLTATDVVNAIREQNVQVAAGVIGGSPTLPNVPLQLNVNARGRLQNESEFRDIVLKTSPDGAVTHLGDVARVELAASEYGLRSLLDNKSAVAIAINQQPGANSLQISDEVRKTMKELQADMPAGLEYQIVYDPTQFVRSSIEAVIHTLAEAIALVVLVVIVFLQTWRASIIPLLAVPVSIVGTFSLLLAFGFSINALSLFGMVLAIGIVVDDAIVVVENVERNIEAGLSAREATYQAMREVSGPIIAIALTLVAVFVPLAFMSGLTGQFYKQFAMTIAISTVISAFNSLTLSPALAALLLKGHDEPKDWLTRGMDRVFGGFFRRFNAVFHRGSESYSKGVKGVINRKAIMMVLYAVLLGGAVLMGKIVPGGFVPAQDKEYLISFAQLPNGASLDRTEGVIREMSAIALKQPGVESAVEFPGLSVNGFTNSSSAGIVFVTLKPFKDRVHDKALSANAIAGALNQKYAGIKGSFIAVFPPPPVLGLGTLGGFKMQLEDRGALGYAALADATQAFIKRASQTPELGPTFSSYQINVPQLNVDLDRVKAKQLGVSVTDVFDTMQVYLGSLYVNDFNRFGRVYQVRVQADAPFRANPEDIGLLKTRNANGDMVPLSSLVKVSPTYGPEMVVRYNGYTAADINGGPAPGYSSGQAQAAAERIAAEVLPRGIKFEWTDLTYQQILAGNAALWVFPISVLLVFLVLAALYESLTLPLAVILIVPMSILSALLGVWLTDGDNNIFTQIGLMVLVGLSAKNAILIVEFARELEMQGRSIVQAAIEASRLRLRPILMTSIAFIMGVVPLVLSSGAGSEMRHAMGVAVFFGMLGVTLFGLMLTPVFYVILRKLSRTEHVTDKHGTHPQMRGIGASYEAQ